The Barnesiella intestinihominis YIT 11860 genome includes a window with the following:
- a CDS encoding 4Fe-4S binding protein, which yields MLRKIRIVAATICFTLITLLFLDFTGTLHLWFGWLAKIQFLPAVLALNVGVVAFLVILTLLFGRVYCSVICPLGVFQDIVSWISGKRKKNQFRYSPAISWLRYSMLALFIVALLAGFTAIAALIAPYSAYGRIASNLFAPLYQWGNNLLAYFAERIDSYAFYSTDVWLKSIPTFIIALVTFVSLIILAWKNGRTYCNTICPVGTVLGLLSRFSLFRPVIDTTKCNGCQSCARNCKASCIDAKNHIIDYSRCVACMDCIEKCRQGAIRYIPRRKTISESVEPAHEDKKENPRREFLSFAGLLAGTALLKAQEKKVDGGLAVIEDKKIPNRITPITPPGSLSASNIAQHCTACQLCISACPNQVLRPSGNLMTFMQPEMSYERGYCRPECTKCSEVCPTGAIRPITVAEKSSIQIGHAVWVKKNCIPLTDGVDCGNCARHCPVGAIQMVPFHGRHRHRGGRENSEQDKTIMIPVINTERCIGCGTCENLCPARPFSAIYVEGHEHHRII from the coding sequence ATGTTAAGAAAAATCAGGATAGTCGCAGCGACTATCTGTTTCACGCTAATCACCTTATTATTCCTCGATTTCACGGGGACTCTGCATCTGTGGTTCGGGTGGCTCGCTAAAATACAGTTCCTCCCGGCCGTATTGGCTTTGAACGTAGGTGTCGTCGCATTCCTCGTTATCCTCACTTTATTGTTCGGACGTGTCTACTGCTCGGTAATCTGTCCGCTCGGTGTATTCCAAGATATCGTTTCGTGGATATCGGGTAAACGAAAAAAGAACCAATTCCGTTATTCACCGGCTATCTCATGGCTGCGTTACAGCATGTTGGCCTTGTTCATCGTCGCCCTGCTTGCCGGATTCACTGCTATTGCGGCCCTTATCGCTCCATACAGCGCATACGGACGAATCGCATCCAATCTGTTCGCTCCACTCTATCAATGGGGAAACAATTTACTCGCTTACTTTGCCGAGCGTATCGACAGTTATGCGTTCTATTCCACCGACGTGTGGCTGAAAAGCATACCCACTTTTATCATTGCCCTCGTCACATTCGTCTCGTTAATTATATTAGCATGGAAAAACGGACGCACCTATTGCAACACGATTTGCCCGGTGGGTACTGTTCTGGGGCTATTGTCCCGATTCTCTCTTTTCCGCCCCGTTATCGACACGACAAAATGTAACGGTTGCCAATCGTGTGCCCGCAACTGCAAAGCCTCGTGCATCGATGCCAAAAACCACATCATCGATTACAGCCGTTGCGTGGCTTGCATGGATTGTATCGAAAAGTGCAGGCAGGGAGCTATACGATACATTCCCCGAAGAAAGACTATTTCGGAATCTGTCGAACCAGCACATGAAGACAAAAAGGAAAATCCCAGACGAGAGTTCCTCTCGTTCGCCGGATTGTTGGCCGGTACTGCCTTATTGAAAGCTCAGGAGAAAAAAGTAGACGGAGGTCTCGCGGTCATCGAAGATAAAAAAATTCCCAACCGAATCACACCCATTACCCCGCCGGGTTCGCTAAGCGCATCGAACATAGCCCAGCATTGTACGGCATGCCAGTTGTGCATATCGGCTTGTCCCAATCAAGTCTTGCGGCCATCGGGTAATCTGATGACTTTCATGCAACCCGAAATGTCGTACGAACGCGGATATTGCCGTCCCGAATGTACCAAGTGTTCGGAGGTGTGCCCGACAGGGGCCATACGCCCCATCACCGTTGCCGAAAAATCGAGCATACAGATAGGCCACGCCGTGTGGGTGAAAAAGAACTGCATCCCGCTTACCGATGGAGTAGATTGCGGGAATTGTGCTCGACATTGTCCTGTCGGAGCTATACAAATGGTTCCGTTCCACGGCCGTCACCGCCATAGAGGAGGTCGCGAAAACAGCGAACAGGACAAGACCATAATGATCCCGGTTATCAATACGGAACGCTGTATCGGTTGCGGTACTTGCGAAAACCTGTGTCCGGCACGTCCGTTCAGCGCGATCTATGTAGAAGGTCACGAACACCATCGTATCATCTAA